A window from Cryobacterium sp. PAMC25264 encodes these proteins:
- a CDS encoding DUF58 domain-containing protein — protein MTLRTERSPQRTSPAVHALRSLGRALGAAAGNAWRLARQLVALVLQRIRPVTDVVGPAGRLVFLVAVLAFAVSALFGWVEFTYLASTLLAALLVAVPFIVGRATYAVDLQLNPHRVVAGERALGQMTVTNSGERALLPARMELPVGSGIAEFVIPGLAPAAEHDELFAVPTHRRAVIVAGPAISVRGDQLGLLRRTVRWTEAVELFVHPVTTRIASSAAGLMRDLEGEITKKITSDDISFHALRAYEPGDALRNVHWRTSARTGQLMVRQFEETRRTQLTLVHSAENRYYASEDEFELAVSVTASLALRVIRDGTGLSVVSEKLALRTATPVALLDDSSRIEPVSDLFPGLREFARAATRRLPPPSVVMIVAGSTIDLTEFRAAQTLFGKDATTLAFRIEPGAQSRLSTVSGLTVVTIGDLADLPKLLRRVHR, from the coding sequence ATGACGCTTCGCACCGAGCGTTCCCCCCAGAGAACCTCTCCGGCCGTCCACGCCCTGAGGTCGTTGGGGCGCGCGCTCGGGGCGGCCGCCGGCAATGCCTGGCGCCTGGCCCGGCAGCTGGTCGCACTCGTACTGCAGCGCATCCGCCCGGTCACGGACGTGGTCGGACCGGCCGGACGCCTGGTGTTCCTGGTCGCCGTGCTCGCCTTCGCCGTGAGCGCCCTGTTCGGCTGGGTGGAATTCACCTACCTGGCCAGCACGCTCCTGGCGGCGCTCCTGGTCGCGGTGCCGTTCATCGTCGGTCGGGCCACCTACGCCGTCGACCTGCAGCTCAACCCGCACCGTGTGGTGGCGGGGGAGCGGGCCCTGGGCCAGATGACCGTCACCAACTCCGGTGAACGCGCCCTGCTGCCCGCGCGGATGGAACTGCCCGTCGGCAGCGGTATCGCGGAGTTCGTGATCCCCGGCCTGGCACCAGCCGCCGAACACGACGAACTCTTCGCGGTGCCCACGCACCGTCGGGCCGTCATCGTGGCCGGTCCCGCCATCTCCGTCCGCGGCGACCAGCTCGGTCTTCTGCGCCGCACCGTGCGCTGGACCGAAGCCGTCGAACTGTTTGTGCACCCGGTGACCACCCGGATCGCCTCCTCGGCAGCCGGCCTGATGCGCGACCTCGAGGGCGAGATCACCAAGAAGATCACCAGCGACGACATCTCTTTCCACGCCCTGCGCGCCTACGAGCCCGGCGACGCCCTGCGTAATGTGCACTGGCGCACCTCCGCGCGCACCGGCCAGCTCATGGTGCGGCAGTTCGAAGAGACCCGACGCACCCAGCTCACGCTCGTGCACAGCGCTGAGAACCGGTATTACGCCTCGGAGGACGAGTTCGAGCTGGCCGTGTCCGTCACCGCCTCATTGGCGTTGCGCGTGATCCGCGACGGCACCGGCCTCAGCGTGGTGAGCGAGAAACTGGCCCTCCGCACCGCCACTCCGGTGGCCCTGCTCGACGACTCGTCCCGCATCGAACCGGTGAGCGACCTCTTCCCGGGCCTGCGCGAGTTCGCCCGCGCCGCCACCCGCCGGCTCCCGCCGCCCAGCGTCGTGATGATCGTCGCCGGCTCCACCATCGACCTCACCGAGTTCCGTGCCGCGCAGACCCTGTTCGGCAAGGACGCGACCACCCTCGCCTTCCGGATCGAGCCGGGCGCGCAGTCTCGGCTGTCCACCGTGTCCGGCCTCACCGTCGTCACCATCGGCGATCTGGCCGATCTGCCCAAACTTCTCCGACGGGTACACCGATGA
- a CDS encoding MoxR family ATPase — protein sequence MSVTQEQADWFAEAFGKLVGNVEQAILGKEHVIRLVVAAMLTNGHVLLEDFPGTGKTVLAKALANTLDGTHSRIQFTPDLLPSDVTGVTIYDQGKGIFEFHKGPIFASIVLADEINRASPKTQSALLEVMEEGRVTVDGVSHEVGSPFMVIATQNPVEQAGTYTLPEAQLDRFLFKTSLGYPDHDTAVTLLLDSSNRARDAGITPIIASSSVVTMAQLASEVFVDAAVLGYLNEIVTATRTDVSSTLGVSMRGALALARAAKTWALSQGRTFVTPDDIRDLAVPVLAHRIMVDPEADFAGVTAEEIVNRILVEVAPPAFRAA from the coding sequence ATGAGCGTCACACAGGAACAGGCAGACTGGTTCGCCGAGGCGTTCGGCAAGCTGGTCGGCAACGTCGAACAGGCCATTCTGGGTAAGGAGCACGTGATCCGCCTGGTGGTCGCCGCCATGCTCACCAACGGCCACGTGCTGCTGGAGGACTTTCCCGGCACCGGCAAGACCGTGCTCGCCAAGGCGCTGGCCAACACCCTCGACGGCACCCACTCGCGCATCCAGTTCACCCCAGACCTGCTGCCCTCCGACGTCACCGGTGTGACCATCTACGACCAGGGCAAGGGCATCTTCGAGTTCCACAAGGGACCGATCTTCGCGTCCATCGTGCTCGCCGACGAGATCAACCGGGCCAGCCCCAAGACCCAGTCCGCGCTGCTGGAGGTCATGGAGGAGGGCCGGGTCACCGTCGACGGCGTCAGCCACGAGGTGGGCAGCCCGTTCATGGTCATCGCCACCCAGAACCCCGTCGAGCAGGCCGGTACCTACACTCTGCCTGAAGCCCAGCTCGACAGGTTCCTGTTCAAGACCTCACTCGGCTACCCCGACCACGACACCGCGGTCACCCTGCTGCTCGACTCCTCGAACCGCGCCCGGGATGCCGGCATCACGCCCATCATCGCGTCCAGCTCAGTCGTGACCATGGCCCAACTCGCTTCCGAGGTCTTCGTCGACGCCGCCGTGCTCGGCTACCTCAACGAGATCGTCACCGCCACCCGCACCGACGTCTCCTCCACGCTGGGCGTCAGCATGCGTGGCGCCCTGGCTCTCGCCCGCGCCGCCAAGACCTGGGCGCTGTCCCAGGGGCGCACCTTCGTCACCCCCGACGACATCCGCGACCTCGCCGTGCCCGTGCTGGCCCACCGCATCATGGTCGACCCGGAGGCCGACTTCGCCGGCGTCACGGCCGAAGAGATCGTCAACCGCATTCTGGTCGAGGTCGCTCCTCCCGCCTTCCGCGCCGCATGA